A genomic region of Ensifer adhaerens contains the following coding sequences:
- a CDS encoding TrbI/VirB10 family protein: MSEIEPGNEKGSEPSGEDGALPLTGEPAAPMRLRPEPPRVTRLSRKVLAGLGLVASVGIGGALIYALQIQGGRKGNEELYATDNRATPDGLNSLPRDYTGPVLGPPLPGDLGRPILNAQNAVPPPSITTPNPGISAEEQRRLQELESARTARLFASTETRSVSSQPVATATTATTPTPDLTNLGLAPQPATPTAQDRQLAFLNQAPDKRTVSADRVTAPASANVLQAGAVIAAALITGIRSDLPGQITAQVTENIYDSPTGKILLVPQGTRIIGQYDNGVGFGQRRVLLVWNRLIFPNGRSIVLERQPGADAEGYAGLEDGVDYHWGELFKAAALSTLLSIGAQTGSSGDESDIVRALRQGAGDSISQTGQQIVSRQLNIAPTLTIRPGFPVRVIVTRDLVLEPYRG, encoded by the coding sequence ATGAGCGAGATCGAACCCGGAAATGAGAAAGGGTCGGAGCCATCCGGCGAGGACGGCGCCCTGCCGCTGACCGGCGAGCCGGCCGCGCCGATGCGCCTGCGCCCGGAGCCGCCGCGCGTGACGCGGCTGTCGCGCAAGGTGCTGGCCGGGCTCGGCCTGGTCGCCAGCGTCGGCATCGGCGGCGCGCTGATCTACGCTCTGCAAATCCAGGGCGGGCGCAAGGGCAACGAGGAGCTTTACGCGACCGACAACCGGGCGACCCCGGATGGCCTCAACAGCCTGCCACGCGACTATACCGGGCCGGTGCTCGGTCCGCCGCTACCCGGCGATCTCGGTCGGCCGATCCTCAATGCACAAAATGCCGTGCCGCCGCCATCGATCACGACACCCAATCCCGGCATCAGCGCCGAGGAGCAGCGTCGGCTTCAGGAGCTGGAATCGGCGCGGACCGCCCGGCTGTTCGCTTCGACCGAGACGCGCAGCGTTTCGTCGCAACCTGTGGCAACCGCAACAACCGCCACCACTCCCACCCCCGATCTCACAAATCTCGGCCTGGCGCCGCAGCCGGCGACGCCTACCGCGCAGGACCGCCAGCTCGCGTTCCTCAACCAGGCGCCGGACAAGCGCACGGTCTCGGCCGACCGCGTGACCGCCCCAGCGTCGGCGAACGTGCTGCAGGCAGGCGCCGTCATTGCGGCGGCGCTCATCACCGGCATTCGCTCCGATCTTCCCGGCCAGATCACGGCCCAGGTGACGGAGAACATCTACGACAGCCCGACCGGCAAGATTCTGCTCGTTCCGCAGGGCACGCGCATTATCGGCCAGTACGACAACGGCGTCGGCTTCGGGCAGCGCCGCGTCCTGCTCGTGTGGAACAGGCTGATATTCCCGAACGGCCGCTCGATCGTGCTGGAGCGCCAACCCGGCGCGGATGCGGAAGGATATGCCGGCCTCGAGGACGGCGTCGATTATCACTGGGGCGAGCTGTTCAAGGCGGCTGCCTTGTCGACACTGCTCAGCATTGGTGCCCAAACTGGATCATCGGGCGACGAGAGCGACATCGTTCGGGCTCTGCGCCAGGGCGCGGGCGACAGCATCAGCCAGACAGGACAGCAGATCGTCAGCCGTCAGCTCAACATCGCGCCGACGCTGACGATCCGACCAGGATTCCCCGTCCGCGTGATCGTCACGCGCGACCTCGTGCTAGAACCTTATAGAGGCTGA
- the trbE gene encoding conjugal transfer protein TrbE, whose amino-acid sequence MMNLAEYRNRNSRLADFLPWVALVGSGVVLNKDGSFQRTAQFRGPDLDSAVPAELVAVAGRLNNAFRRLGSGWAIFVEAQRHPSNRYPNSKFPDAASALVDAERKADFEEAGAHFESSHYLTFAWLPPAEDAARAETWLYEGREKSGIDPREALTGFADRTDRILHLVEAFMPECRWLDDAETLTYLHGCVSTKRHRVRVPETPIYLDALLADQPLAGGLEPRLGDQHVRVLTITGFPTATTPGLLDELNRLAFPYRWATRAILLDKTDATKLLTKIRRQWFAKRKSIAAILKEVMTNEASVLVDTDAANKAADADMALQELGADYAGMAYVTATVTVWDADPRVADEKLRLVEKVIQGRDFTAMVETVNAVDAWLGSLPGHVYANVRQPPISTLNLAHMIPLSAVWAGPERDEHFAAPPLLFGKTEGSTPFRLSIHVGDVGHTLLVGPTGAGKSVLLALMALQFRRYVRSQVVAFDFGGSIRAAALAMGGDWHDLGGDLSDGASDSVSLQPLSRINDVPERAWAADWLVAILIREGVTITPEVKEHLWTALTSLASAPVEERTLTGLAVLLQSNDLKQALRPYCVGGPYGRLLDAEHEYLGTASVQAFETEGLIGTGAAPAVLAYLFHRIDDRLDGSPTLIIIDEGWLALDDEGFAGQLREWLKTLRKKNASVIFATQSLSDIDGSAIAPAIIESCQTRLLLPNERAIEPHITAIYRRFGLNDRQIEIIARAMPKRDYYCQSRRGNRLFELGLSAVALALCAASAKTDQTAIARIVAEHGRDGFLTAWLHHRDVGWAADLVPTLNTQGELT is encoded by the coding sequence GTGATGAACCTCGCCGAATACCGCAACCGCAACAGCCGGCTCGCCGACTTCCTTCCCTGGGTGGCGCTCGTGGGCTCCGGCGTCGTCCTGAACAAGGACGGCAGCTTCCAGCGTACCGCCCAATTCCGCGGCCCCGATCTGGACTCGGCTGTCCCCGCTGAGCTGGTCGCCGTCGCCGGGCGCCTCAACAACGCCTTCCGTCGTCTCGGCTCCGGCTGGGCGATCTTCGTCGAGGCGCAGCGTCACCCTTCGAACCGCTACCCCAACAGCAAATTTCCCGACGCCGCCTCCGCCCTGGTAGACGCCGAGCGCAAAGCCGACTTTGAGGAAGCCGGTGCGCATTTCGAGTCCAGCCACTACCTGACCTTCGCCTGGCTGCCGCCGGCCGAGGACGCGGCTCGCGCAGAAACCTGGCTCTACGAGGGTCGCGAGAAATCGGGCATCGACCCGCGCGAAGCCCTGACCGGCTTTGCCGATCGCACCGACCGCATCTTGCACCTCGTCGAAGCCTTCATGCCGGAGTGCCGCTGGCTCGATGACGCCGAAACCCTGACCTATCTGCACGGCTGCGTTTCGACCAAGCGCCATCGCGTCCGCGTTCCCGAGACACCGATCTATCTCGATGCGCTGCTCGCCGATCAGCCTCTCGCCGGTGGACTCGAACCCCGGCTTGGCGACCAGCATGTGCGCGTCCTCACGATCACCGGGTTTCCGACGGCGACGACACCCGGTCTGCTCGACGAGCTGAACCGGCTCGCCTTTCCCTATCGTTGGGCGACCCGCGCGATTCTGCTCGACAAGACCGACGCGACGAAGCTGCTGACCAAGATCCGGCGGCAATGGTTCGCCAAACGTAAGTCGATCGCGGCGATCCTCAAGGAGGTGATGACCAACGAGGCGTCCGTCCTCGTTGACACGGATGCGGCCAACAAGGCCGCTGACGCCGACATGGCGTTGCAGGAACTTGGCGCCGACTATGCCGGCATGGCCTATGTCACCGCGACGGTGACGGTCTGGGACGCCGATCCGCGCGTGGCCGACGAGAAGCTGCGACTGGTCGAGAAGGTCATCCAGGGTCGCGACTTCACCGCCATGGTGGAGACCGTCAACGCGGTCGACGCCTGGCTCGGCTCGCTGCCCGGCCATGTCTACGCCAATGTTCGGCAACCGCCGATCTCCACGCTCAATCTCGCCCACATGATCCCGCTTTCGGCGGTATGGGCGGGACCGGAACGGGACGAGCACTTTGCAGCGCCCCCACTGCTCTTCGGCAAAACCGAAGGCTCGACCCCGTTCCGGCTTTCCATCCATGTCGGCGATGTCGGCCACACGCTGCTCGTCGGACCGACCGGCGCGGGCAAGTCAGTGCTGCTGGCCTTGATGGCGCTGCAGTTCCGCCGTTATGTCCGCTCGCAGGTCGTTGCCTTCGACTTCGGCGGTTCGATCCGTGCGGCCGCGCTCGCCATGGGCGGCGACTGGCACGATCTCGGCGGCGATCTCAGCGATGGCGCTTCCGATAGCGTCAGCCTTCAGCCGCTCTCGCGCATCAATGACGTGCCCGAGCGTGCCTGGGCCGCCGACTGGCTGGTCGCGATCCTGATCCGCGAAGGCGTGACCATCACGCCCGAGGTGAAGGAGCACCTCTGGACGGCGCTCACCTCACTCGCCAGCGCGCCCGTCGAAGAGCGAACCCTGACGGGCCTCGCCGTGCTGCTCCAGTCGAACGATCTGAAGCAGGCGCTCCGGCCGTACTGCGTCGGCGGTCCCTATGGCCGCCTGCTCGACGCCGAGCACGAGTATCTCGGCACGGCATCGGTCCAGGCGTTCGAGACCGAAGGCCTGATCGGCACCGGCGCTGCGCCCGCCGTCCTCGCCTACCTCTTCCACCGCATCGATGATCGGCTCGATGGCTCGCCGACGCTGATTATCATCGACGAGGGTTGGCTTGCGCTCGACGACGAGGGGTTCGCCGGCCAGCTCAGGGAGTGGCTGAAGACGCTCCGGAAAAAGAATGCCAGCGTCATCTTCGCCACGCAATCGCTGTCCGACATCGACGGCTCGGCGATCGCGCCCGCGATCATCGAAAGCTGCCAGACCCGTCTGCTGCTCCCGAACGAGCGGGCGATCGAGCCGCACATCACCGCGATCTATCGGCGTTTCGGTCTCAATGATCGCCAGATCGAGATCATCGCACGGGCGATGCCGAAGCGCGACTACTACTGCCAGTCACGGCGCGGCAATCGCCTCTTCGAACTCGGCCTGTCCGCCGTCGCGCTCGCGCTCTGCGCCGCGTCCGCCAAGACGGATCAGACCGCCATCGCCCGCATCGTCGCCGAGCACGGCCGCGACGGCTTCCTCACCGCCTGGCTGCACCACCGCGATGTCGGCTGGGCGGCTGATCTCGTTCCCACGCTCAACACCCAAGGAGAATTGACATGA
- the trbG gene encoding P-type conjugative transfer protein TrbG gives MTPAFRTAGKPALRKSSLALLLACTSALAGCATNTPPPEISYDNAAPAVQTVDPPSPVRIVELPRPLPLAGQMKPVDAARQPAEATDPAARVNQANAQARVQPVRNGFINSMQVYPFTQGALYQVYTAVGQITDIALQPGEQLVGAGPVAAGDTVRWIIGDTESGTGVAKQVHILVKPTRPDLMTNLVINTNLRTYHMELRSTSSTYMASVSWQYPQDQLIALRRQNAQAEAAQPISTGVDLSSVNFRYEVTGDRAPWRPLRAFDDGRQVFIEFPRGIGQGEMPPLFVVGPEGATSELVNYRVRGNYMIVDRLFAAAELRFGAGRNQKRVRISRTDGRPAS, from the coding sequence ATGACGCCTGCCTTCCGCACAGCCGGAAAGCCGGCTCTCCGTAAATCCTCGCTTGCGCTTCTGCTGGCCTGCACGTCGGCTCTCGCGGGCTGCGCGACCAACACGCCGCCGCCCGAAATCAGCTATGACAACGCCGCGCCCGCCGTGCAGACGGTCGACCCGCCGTCGCCAGTGCGCATCGTCGAACTGCCGAGGCCCTTGCCGCTTGCCGGCCAGATGAAGCCCGTGGACGCAGCGCGCCAGCCGGCCGAGGCGACCGATCCCGCCGCCCGCGTCAATCAGGCCAATGCACAGGCCCGCGTGCAGCCGGTTCGCAACGGCTTCATCAATTCCATGCAGGTCTATCCGTTCACCCAAGGGGCGCTCTATCAGGTCTATACGGCGGTCGGGCAGATCACGGACATCGCGCTCCAGCCCGGTGAGCAGCTCGTCGGCGCCGGCCCGGTCGCCGCTGGCGACACCGTGCGCTGGATCATCGGCGACACCGAGAGCGGCACGGGCGTGGCGAAACAGGTCCACATCCTGGTCAAGCCCACGCGGCCTGATCTGATGACGAACCTCGTCATCAACACCAATTTGCGCACCTATCATATGGAGCTGCGTTCGACGTCCTCGACCTACATGGCGTCGGTCTCCTGGCAATATCCGCAGGACCAGCTCATCGCCCTGCGCCGGCAGAATGCGCAAGCGGAGGCCGCGCAGCCCATCTCGACCGGCGTCGACCTCTCCAGCGTCAATTTCCGCTACGAGGTAACAGGCGACCGTGCGCCGTGGCGGCCATTGCGCGCCTTCGACGACGGCCGCCAGGTGTTCATCGAATTCCCGCGCGGCATCGGCCAGGGCGAGATGCCGCCGCTGTTCGTCGTCGGCCCCGAGGGCGCGACCTCCGAACTCGTGAACTACCGCGTGCGCGGCAACTACATGATCGTCGATCGCCTCTTCGCCGCCGCCGAGCTGCGCTTTGGCGCCGGTCGCAACCAGAAACGTGTGCGGATCTCGCGCACCGACGGAAGGCCGGCGTCATGA
- a CDS encoding VirB3 family type IV secretion system protein, giving the protein MVGVSDQDVPGFTVTVHRALTEPILLGGAPRAIAIMNGTLAGAVGLGLRLWLVGIAIWAIGHVAAVWAAKRDPLFVDVVRRHLRIPAHLAV; this is encoded by the coding sequence ATGGTGGGCGTCTCCGATCAGGACGTTCCGGGCTTCACGGTCACGGTCCACCGCGCACTGACCGAGCCGATCCTGCTCGGCGGCGCCCCGCGCGCCATCGCCATCATGAACGGCACACTCGCGGGCGCTGTCGGGCTCGGGCTGCGCCTCTGGCTCGTTGGCATCGCGATCTGGGCGATTGGTCACGTCGCGGCGGTCTGGGCCGCCAAGCGCGACCCGCTCTTCGTCGATGTCGTGCGCCGGCATCTGCGCATCCCCGCGCATCTCGCGGTTTGA
- the trbL gene encoding P-type conjugative transfer protein TrbL — protein sequence MGGTGVIDNFLGVFTRYIDSGFGLLSGEVAFIATTLIVIDVTLAALFWSWGADDDIVARLVKKTLFVGVFAYLISNWNNLARIVFESFAGLGLKASGTGFSVTDLLRPGKVAQTGLDAGRPLLESISNLMGWVAFFENFIQIACLLFAWALILLAFFILAVQLFVTLIEFKLTTLAGFVLIPFGLFGKSAFMAERVLGNVISSGIKVLVLAVIIGIGSTLFSQFTQGFGGQTPTIDDAMAIVLAALSLLGLGIFGPGIANGLVSGGPQLGAGAAVGAGVAAGGMVAAGAATVGTVASGGAALATSAAAATRGGAAVAGGASTAYSLGAAGQSGASGVASGIGNVASTGAKAAASPLKRAVSRASDSLKSSFDADSRAASEISSGASSDGGATETAPSAAATATRDGPPAWAKRMKRSQQLAHGVQAAAHAVKSGDSHGGGSSVNLSESD from the coding sequence ATGGGCGGCACCGGCGTCATCGACAACTTCCTGGGCGTCTTCACCCGCTACATCGATTCAGGCTTCGGCCTGCTCAGCGGGGAAGTCGCCTTCATCGCCACCACGCTCATCGTCATCGATGTGACGCTGGCCGCCCTGTTCTGGAGCTGGGGCGCCGATGACGACATCGTCGCCCGCCTCGTGAAGAAGACGCTGTTCGTCGGCGTCTTCGCCTATCTGATCTCCAACTGGAACAATCTCGCCCGCATCGTCTTCGAGAGCTTCGCCGGCCTCGGCCTGAAAGCTTCGGGCACCGGCTTCTCCGTCACCGATCTCCTGCGCCCCGGCAAGGTCGCGCAGACCGGCCTCGATGCCGGTCGGCCGCTGCTCGAATCCATCTCGAACCTGATGGGCTGGGTCGCGTTCTTCGAGAACTTCATCCAGATCGCCTGCCTGCTGTTCGCCTGGGCGCTGATCCTGCTCGCCTTCTTCATCCTCGCGGTCCAGCTCTTCGTCACCTTGATCGAGTTCAAGCTGACGACGCTCGCGGGCTTCGTGCTGATCCCGTTCGGCCTCTTCGGCAAGTCCGCCTTCATGGCCGAGCGTGTGCTTGGCAACGTGATTTCTTCCGGCATCAAGGTACTGGTGCTCGCCGTCATCATCGGCATCGGCTCCACCTTGTTCTCGCAGTTCACACAAGGTTTCGGTGGCCAGACCCCGACGATCGATGACGCCATGGCGATCGTGCTCGCCGCGCTCTCGCTTCTCGGTCTTGGCATCTTCGGTCCCGGTATCGCCAACGGCCTCGTCTCGGGCGGCCCGCAGCTCGGCGCTGGCGCCGCGGTGGGTGCCGGCGTGGCGGCTGGTGGCATGGTCGCGGCCGGCGCCGCGACTGTCGGCACCGTTGCCTCTGGCGGCGCGGCCCTCGCCACTAGTGCAGCCGCCGCCACTCGTGGTGGCGCGGCCGTCGCCGGCGGCGCATCCACCGCCTACAGCCTTGGCGCCGCCGGTCAGTCGGGCGCGTCGGGCGTTGCGTCCGGCATCGGCAATGTCGCGAGCACCGGCGCGAAGGCCGCTGCCTCGCCGCTGAAGCGCGCCGTGTCCCGTGCGTCCGACAGCCTCAAGTCCAGCTTCGATGCCGACTCCCGCGCCGCGTCCGAGATCTCCAGCGGCGCATCCAGCGACGGCGGCGCGACGGAAACCGCGCCCTCTGCCGCCGCGACCGCCACCCGCGACGGTCCGCCGGCCTGGGCCAAGCGCATGAAGCGCTCGCAGCAACTCGCCCACGGCGTCCAGGCTGCCGCCCATGCCGTCAAATCCGGCGACAGCCATGGCGGCGGCTCTTCCGTCAACCTCTCCGAAAGCGACTGA
- a CDS encoding TrbC/VirB2 family protein — translation MISHARSLPRRLMMTASAIVMSVAMAPAAHASGSSMPWEQPLQQILQSIEGPVAKIIAVIIIIVTGLTLAFGDTSGGFRRLIQIVFGLSIAFAASSFFLSFFSFGGGALV, via the coding sequence ATGATCTCGCATGCCCGCAGCTTGCCTCGCCGTCTGATGATGACGGCATCGGCCATCGTCATGAGCGTGGCGATGGCGCCCGCCGCCCACGCATCCGGCTCGTCCATGCCGTGGGAACAGCCGCTCCAACAAATCCTCCAGTCGATCGAAGGTCCGGTCGCGAAGATCATTGCGGTGATCATCATCATCGTCACGGGCCTGACGCTCGCCTTCGGCGACACGTCTGGCGGCTTCCGCCGGCTCATCCAGATCGTGTTCGGCCTGTCGATCGCGTTCGCGGCCAGCTCGTTCTTCCTCAGCTTCTTCAGCTTCGGCGGCGGAGCGCTGGTCTGA
- the trbJ gene encoding P-type conjugative transfer protein TrbJ, whose amino-acid sequence MKLRHSRAARFAVALLSAPVALAPMLATPAHAIIVFDPTNYAQNVLQAARALEQITHQITSLQNEAQMLINQARNLASLPFSALQQLQQSVQKTQQLLSQAQNIAYDVQKIDQMFQQKYGNVSMSTSNQQLVSDARSRWQNTVGGLQDAMRVQAGVVGNIDTNRAQMSALVGQSQGATGALQATQAGNQLLALQAQQIADLTAVVAANGRAQMLTEAERAAAAEQGREQRRRFLTPGTGYQPGNAQMFNNRN is encoded by the coding sequence ATGAAACTGCGCCATTCCCGCGCAGCGCGTTTTGCTGTCGCGCTGCTGTCCGCTCCCGTCGCGCTCGCACCCATGCTGGCGACGCCTGCGCACGCCATCATCGTCTTCGACCCGACCAACTACGCGCAGAACGTCCTCCAGGCTGCCCGCGCGCTGGAACAGATCACCCACCAGATCACCTCGCTTCAGAACGAAGCGCAGATGCTGATCAACCAGGCGCGCAATCTCGCGAGCCTGCCGTTCTCCGCGCTCCAGCAGTTGCAGCAGTCGGTTCAGAAGACGCAGCAGCTCCTCAGCCAGGCGCAGAACATCGCCTACGACGTCCAGAAGATCGACCAGATGTTCCAGCAGAAATACGGGAACGTCTCTATGTCCACGAGCAACCAGCAGCTCGTCTCCGATGCGCGTTCGCGCTGGCAGAATACGGTCGGCGGTTTGCAGGATGCGATGCGGGTGCAGGCCGGCGTCGTTGGCAACATCGACACCAACCGCGCGCAGATGTCCGCACTCGTCGGCCAGAGCCAGGGCGCGACCGGCGCGCTGCAGGCTACACAGGCTGGCAATCAGCTCCTCGCTCTCCAAGCCCAACAGATTGCGGACCTTACCGCGGTCGTCGCGGCAAACGGACGCGCGCAGATGCTGACCGAAGCCGAACGCGCGGCCGCTGCCGAACAGGGCCGCGAACAGCGGCGCCGCTTTCTGACGCCGGGCACGGGCTACCAGCCCGGCAACGCCCAGATGTTCAACAACCGGAACTGA
- the trbF gene encoding conjugal transfer protein TrbF yields MNFFKRPSTHYGKAPQPETPYQRAAQVWDDRIGSARVQARNWRYMAFGCLALSAGLSGGLVWQSASGTIVPWVVQVDKLGQAQAIAPAVADYRPSDPQIAFHLARFIEQVRSIPADAIIVRQNWLRAYEFTTQGGALALNDYARANDPFTKVGKQQVAIEVSSVIRASPDSFRVAWIERRYQDGSLAATERWSAILTTVVQTPRDAEKLRANPLGIYVNAINWSKELGQ; encoded by the coding sequence ATGAACTTCTTCAAACGACCATCGACCCACTACGGGAAAGCACCACAGCCCGAAACGCCCTATCAACGCGCCGCACAGGTCTGGGACGACCGGATTGGCTCCGCCCGCGTGCAGGCTCGCAACTGGCGCTATATGGCTTTCGGCTGCCTGGCCCTTTCAGCCGGCCTGTCGGGCGGCCTCGTCTGGCAGTCGGCCAGCGGCACCATCGTTCCCTGGGTGGTGCAGGTCGACAAGCTCGGCCAGGCGCAGGCGATTGCGCCCGCCGTCGCAGACTATCGGCCGTCCGATCCGCAGATCGCGTTCCATCTCGCCCGCTTCATCGAGCAGGTTCGCTCGATCCCGGCCGACGCGATCATTGTGCGGCAGAACTGGTTGCGCGCCTACGAGTTCACCACGCAGGGCGGCGCGCTCGCCCTCAACGACTATGCCCGCGCCAACGACCCCTTCACCAAGGTCGGCAAGCAGCAGGTCGCCATCGAGGTATCGAGCGTCATCAGGGCCTCCCCGGACTCATTCCGCGTAGCCTGGATCGAGCGTCGTTATCAGGACGGATCGCTCGCCGCGACCGAGCGCTGGTCCGCCATCCTCACCACCGTCGTGCAAACGCCGCGCGACGCCGAAAAGCTTCGAGCCAATCCGCTCGGAATCTACGTCAACGCCATCAACTGGTCGAAGGAGCTTGGACAATGA
- the trbK-alt gene encoding putative entry exclusion protein TrbK-alt produces the protein MDGKMFVRLGAVVFVGVAITATVIELTRKEEELEVRSPALRPGVDVEALQRQLRGCRDLGEAAIRDPACLKLWAANRDRFLGQNPEAPRTASPEAPTPTATIAPAPTPDAIVKEAVRVMQPEPARPGTH, from the coding sequence ATGGACGGCAAGATGTTCGTTCGGCTCGGCGCCGTCGTCTTCGTCGGGGTCGCCATCACCGCCACCGTCATCGAGCTGACCCGGAAAGAGGAGGAGCTGGAGGTCCGCTCGCCGGCCCTCCGACCGGGCGTTGATGTCGAGGCTCTCCAGCGTCAACTTCGCGGATGCCGGGACTTGGGCGAGGCCGCGATCCGTGATCCGGCCTGCCTCAAGCTGTGGGCCGCCAACCGCGACCGCTTCCTGGGCCAGAATCCGGAAGCGCCGCGGACCGCCTCGCCGGAGGCGCCGACCCCGACGGCGACGATCGCGCCGGCGCCCACGCCGGATGCGATCGTCAAGGAAGCCGTGCGGGTCATGCAGCCGGAGCCCGCGCGTCCGGGGACGCACTGA